A single genomic interval of Gallus gallus isolate bGalGal1 chromosome 10, bGalGal1.mat.broiler.GRCg7b, whole genome shotgun sequence harbors:
- the LINS1 gene encoding protein Lines homolog 1 isoform X1, whose amino-acid sequence MKISLLQQIYKDVLAGTLLPKESYYYTSFLNLCVGQSQERDELCDLPSTDSSIRSHQDTVVPTADDVSSNLANMNFSFCPREVMLLQLTLIKMLVAKAESQEIEFSTRQKYCEILLLLLKETKVDSKLVCLLSSSDQLLSHMASESLASLVYFQLKEENAVNVTWLTFTLKSLLEFPMHTQVAECLWTLTAVIKDVMKDKMLPKPGILKFLAPLDAVLEGFYNSILQHHFDSQLYSLPYSEAANNLVSFTDVLEALLASRTQLELPLRCQRVLFLKVSYVLNLINSSTHYFIKKKFIMLLKKCVLYKSQEDAVSGSQFLQNPYLKEDMLALSNAVLQVVNLTWLNEIPLGEKTSYFGSSEALSGDNSQSGSDQTVLRALSLAVLKALEFKCQNSATEAEIKEHFHSSMSHLLTFWRNHTKCSQHSHPVAHHCEWLSLVFIEQDDDMWEAAKALLLIYLKIDRLRHDAADNLSWEEEESWNFHTHASGYNPHCILLFFLEKITFDSSVLLDFLISSETCFLEYLVRYLKLLREDWHRFVNVCNHFDTKHGTSEPVSSIKPAHQGKQSCVAGVSLQNACCEPEPQTLIPSASSHNYLVFTTEQDDNEVTESNQSNSLLCNDNTSLLGSLQSLVNYDSSEDSELESVGEECLINTKQMPLHKERETMIRETVRSYTDDKQNTLKSEVLPLKQKGSNTSSSLHCIVSSDNIIPLRTMLYKSTKCLEELQKAISRLQRRNLFPYNPSALLRLLSHIEKISKNMNSQ is encoded by the exons ATGAAGATATCTCTGCTACAGCAGATATATAAGGATGTACTGGCAGGCACTCTGTTACCAAAGGAAAGCTATTATTACACCTCTTTTCTTAATCTATGTGTTGGGCAGTCGCAGGAAAGAGATGAATTGTGTGATCTGCCATCTACTGATAGCAGTATTAGGAGTCATCAGGATACTGTTGTCCCTACAGCAGATGATGTATCATCTAATTTAGCAAACATGAACTTCTCATTTTGTCCACGAGAAGTGATGCTGCTTCAATTAACTTTGATCAAAATGCTGGTTGCTAAAGCGGAGTCCCAGGAAATTGAATTCAGTACAAGACAGAAGTACTGTGAAatccttctccttcttttgaaagaaacaaaagttgACTCAAAATTG GTTTGTCTTCTCAGTAGCTCTGATCAGCTGTTATCTCACATGGCTTCAGAAAGTTTAGCATCTCTTGTATATTTCcagctgaaggaagaa AATGCAGTAAATGTCACCTGGCTCACCTTCACTTTGAAAAGTCTTCTGGAGTTCCCTATGCATACCCAAGTAGCAGAATGTTTGTGGACTCTAACGGCTGTTATCAAGGATGTAATGAAAGATAAAATGTTACCTAAACCAG GTATTTTGAAGTTCTTGGCTCCTCTTGATGCTGTTCTTGAAGGATTTTACAATTCCATTCTGCAACATCATTTTGACAGTCAGCTCTACAGTTTACCTTATTCTGAAGCTGCAAATAACTTGGTCAGTTTCACAGATGTTCTTGAAGCACTTCTTGCATCTAGAACTCAATTAGAGCTACCTCTGAGATGCCAGAGagtattgtttttaaaagtgtcTTATGTCCTGAACCTCATTAACTCATCAACTCACTATTTCATCAAGAAGAAGTTCATTATGCTCCTGAAAAAATGTGTCCTTTATAAGTCTCAAGAAGATGCTGTAAGTGGGTCTCAGTTCTTACAAAACCCATATTTAAAAGAGGATATGCTTGCACTAAGTAATGCTGTCTTGCAAGTTGTGAATTTGACTTGGCTTAATGAAATCCCACTTGGTGAAAAGACCAGCTACTTTGGAAGCAGTGAAGCTCTCTCTGGAGATAATTCTCAGAGTGGTTCTGACCAAACTGTTCTCAGAGCCCTAAGTCTGGCTGTGCTCAAAGCACTGGAGTTCAAGTGTCAGAACTCTGCTACAGAAGCTGAAATCAAAG aACACTTCCATAGTTCTATGTCCCATCTGTTGACGTTCTGGAGGAATCACACAAAGTGTTCCCAGCACTCTCACCCAGTTGCACATCATTGCGAATGGCTCTCCTTGGTTTTTATAGAGCAAGATGATGACATGTGGGAAGCTGCAAAAGCTTTAttactcatttatttaaaaattgataG ATTACGGCATGATGCTGCAGATAATTTAagctgggaagaggaggaaagctgGAACTTCCATACACATGCAAGTGGCTATAATCCTCACTgcatacttttattttttctagaaaaaatcACGTTTGATTCATCAGTACTTCTAGATTTTTTGATTTCATCAGAAACTTGCTTTCTGGAGTACTTGGTAAGGTACTTAAAACTTCTTAGAGAAGACTGGCATCGGTTTGTAAATGTCTGTAACCATTTTGATACCAAGCATGGCACTTCTGAACCAGTTTCTTCTATCAAGCCTGCAcatcaaggaaagcaaagctgcGTGGCTGGTGTGAGCTTGCAAAATGCTTGTTGTGAACCAGAACCACAGACTTTGATaccttcagcttcttctcaCAATTACTTAGTGTTTACAACAGAGCAAGATGATAATGAAGTTACAGAGTCTAACCAGTCTAACTCATTGCTATGCAATGATAATACATCTCTGCTGGGTTCTCTTCAAAGCCTTGTTAATTATGACAGCTCAGAAGATTCTGAATTAGAATCGGTTGGAGAAGAGTGCTTAATAAACACAAAGCAGATGCCTTTACATAAGGAGCGTGAGACAATGATAAGGGAAACTGTTCGCAGCTATACAGATGATAAACAGAATACACTCAAATCTGAAGTGTTGCCTCTGAAACAAAAGGGATCTAATACCTCATCCAGTTTGCATTGTATAGTGTCTTCAGATAACATCATTCCCCTAAGAACAATGCTTTATAAATCAACAAAGTGTTTGGAAGAACTGCAAAAAGCTATTTCTAGGTtgcagagaagaaatcttttcccTTATAATCCATCTGCGCTGTTGAGACTACTGAGTCACATTGAGAAGATTAGTAAGAACATGAATTCACAATAA